Proteins from a genomic interval of Bradyrhizobium sp. CCGB01:
- a CDS encoding TetR/AcrR family transcriptional regulator — MSRLRTRPTRDDTRDKLFEAAARVFEADGIGGASIEAIAAAAGFTRGAFYSNFKSKDELIIAMLEDHVEQSIRRNMDILAQHDNLDDFIAALKTMDRSRQDPLGRSPLLHMEMILFVARAEKRRPELAKRLRARRKLVADIVEATLKSNGRNDTLNPPWMASVVLALEDGFRLHRLIDPETTPADSFLRAITDLRRRTGLSSN; from the coding sequence ATGTCAAGGCTGAGAACCAGGCCGACCAGGGACGACACGCGCGACAAGCTTTTCGAAGCGGCCGCGCGCGTGTTTGAGGCGGACGGCATCGGCGGCGCCAGCATCGAGGCGATCGCCGCCGCCGCAGGCTTCACCCGCGGCGCGTTCTATTCCAACTTCAAGAGCAAGGACGAACTGATCATCGCCATGCTCGAGGATCATGTCGAGCAGTCGATCCGGCGCAACATGGACATCCTCGCGCAGCACGACAATCTCGACGATTTCATCGCGGCGCTGAAGACGATGGATCGCAGCCGGCAGGACCCGCTGGGCCGCTCGCCGCTCCTGCACATGGAGATGATCCTGTTCGTCGCGCGCGCCGAGAAGCGCCGCCCGGAGCTCGCCAAGCGGCTGCGCGCGCGGCGCAAGCTGGTCGCCGACATCGTCGAGGCCACGTTGAAGAGCAACGGCAGGAACGACACGCTGAACCCGCCGTGGATGGCCTCCGTCGTGCTCGCACTGGAAGACGGCTTTCGCCTGCACCGCCTGATCGATCCGGAGACCACGCCGGCCGACAGCTTCCTGCGCGCGATCACGGATTTGCGGCGCAGGACGGGATTGTCGTCGAACTAG
- a CDS encoding AraC family transcriptional regulator has protein sequence MIGNTPLMRNPSHNGLPPITSTQPDDCATSARRAADAEMARVLKTRPLRMASDCDSGTIAYWKHEPLHDVVEPMADHVIMTYPAGSQTLERRTGRTAAISTARPGVVTIIPAGSTSRWDIHRPMHVIQLYLPQRTLLRIADEANTASSDDLLERTGDPDAITSSLLLSAADSLDGNGTLDALFRQQLTDLLATRLLAAHAGVPAARQPTIGGLAPSVLRRAIERLRSDGDADVSLSALASDAGLSRFHFCRSFKESTGLSPHAWLRQHRLEQTMNMLQESDESVASIAAVLGYSSQTAFAAAFKKLTGETPSDWRRRAR, from the coding sequence ATGATCGGGAACACCCCACTCATGCGCAACCCCTCGCACAACGGCCTGCCACCCATAACGAGCACACAGCCGGACGACTGTGCGACGTCGGCGCGGCGCGCCGCCGACGCGGAGATGGCGCGCGTGCTCAAGACCAGGCCGCTTCGCATGGCCTCGGATTGCGACAGCGGCACCATCGCCTATTGGAAGCACGAGCCGCTGCACGACGTGGTGGAGCCGATGGCCGATCACGTCATCATGACGTATCCCGCCGGCTCGCAGACGCTGGAGCGGCGCACGGGACGGACGGCCGCGATTTCGACGGCGCGTCCCGGCGTCGTGACGATCATTCCGGCCGGCTCGACGTCCCGATGGGACATTCACCGGCCCATGCATGTCATCCAGCTCTATCTCCCGCAACGGACGCTGCTGCGCATCGCCGACGAGGCCAACACGGCAAGCTCCGACGACCTCCTGGAAAGAACCGGGGATCCCGACGCCATCACGTCGAGCCTGCTCCTGAGCGCGGCCGACTCGCTCGACGGCAACGGCACGCTGGATGCGCTGTTCAGGCAGCAATTGACGGATCTTCTCGCCACGCGCCTGCTGGCCGCTCATGCAGGCGTGCCGGCTGCGCGACAGCCGACCATCGGCGGGCTAGCGCCATCGGTCTTGCGCCGCGCGATCGAACGCCTGCGTTCGGACGGCGATGCAGACGTCTCGCTCTCGGCGCTGGCGTCCGACGCCGGACTGTCCCGTTTTCATTTCTGCCGGTCGTTCAAGGAGAGCACCGGGCTTTCGCCGCATGCCTGGCTGCGGCAACACCGGCTCGAGCAGACCATGAACATGCTGCAAGAGAGCGACGAATCGGTCGCCTCGATCGCCGCCGTCCTCGGCTATTCCTCGCAAACCGCCTTCGCCGCGGCCTTCAAGAAGCTGACAGGCGAGACGCCGAGCGATTGGCGCAGGCGCGCACGTTAG
- a CDS encoding AsmA-like C-terminal region-containing protein has protein sequence MQTTLLGLAIAFIIALLAALIGPYFIDWNQFRSQFEAEAGTIIGVPVRVAGELDARLLPAPTLRLRSVTFGGNNDLGRLRADKLDVEFSLSSLMRGEWRATELSVNGMAVDLGLDARGRVDLPSTASGTFNLASLAIERLNLTGRIALHDAASRSTLELNDIAFSGDVRSLAGSVRGDGSFTAAGVRYPFRVSSGPSADGSATRLHLNIDPGQRAILADLEGVLAFDNRLPKFDGALTLAVPAIKKAGATGPTPWKLTAKLKADPAGAKFDQIDASFGAEDNALKFGGVGDVRFGASPLLRAVLSARQVDADKLAGRDDADPQRVLPALRAGLAAIPQAPIAAQIEFNSDQIMLGGRPLQNITAELQTDGRSWTFQRLELRAPGTTQLSLNGATPGADSFSGRLSVESSDPDTLVAWLQGRSEVNRRSTRPLRLAGDVTIAANHLAVDKLKADIEGGTVEGRIAFVQTGASKGSRIDADLKADRLDLDAAASFVRALAGPQGEWPEEAKLSLDIGRAISAGQELQRFSAGLAYDPKSVALDRLKFDQAGGVSVDGGGNFDRVNSQGRFVLNLTAASLRPMTSIVDALSPAWAQRLQAIDSASGPSTASLVLDLGADKKGDGGRRSATAQLDFATPQATGHVQAGAAPAVSDLRGLDLGALSGNEFTIDARMSSQRGSTLLALFGLDRSVAAGEGTSRFEGRLSGAWRKPLQLSAKLSGGGLDADAQGSVELSEPKATVNLRVRNANLAPLFGTSPADQSVRTVSLSSRVGLSGNRLTLDDLDSSAAGSHLRGHLAVTLDQEKSVDGEVGLDKLDLAPALAMVIGAAGRDSGEPLSAGLLGGWRGRIAFQALHATLPGGIELRPFGGTIRSDGQSLALDTLKGGLSGGEMSASLDARNGANGLTLNARIELSNVDAATLRYRDLALPKGRASVQMTLTSQGRSVAALTGALAGNGTVTLDAAEIGGLNPRAFEIAIRASDGGQVSDDNRLRQLVEPALAAAPIAVASAQIPFTIRDGRLRVGATPLEAKNARAIVSGGYDIPADQADIRASLTPIMTGLSGAPPEIQLFAAGPPDKLNRTIDLAPLSSWLAVRTIDRETRRLDAIERGEPPPATAALPTLVSPDPVPEPSLTDVPMPGRDPRRAPAKPKAAPLPKAPHAAPAAPSPPLASQQVAPLPPPIEVRPAPGPPPVKPRPKPPLVLTPSNP, from the coding sequence GTGCAGACGACGCTGCTCGGATTGGCGATTGCCTTCATCATTGCGCTTCTGGCCGCGCTGATCGGGCCTTATTTCATCGACTGGAACCAGTTCAGGTCCCAGTTCGAGGCGGAGGCTGGCACGATCATCGGCGTGCCGGTGCGGGTGGCGGGCGAGCTGGACGCGCGGCTGCTGCCCGCGCCGACGCTGCGGCTGCGCTCGGTCACCTTCGGCGGCAACAACGATCTCGGCCGCCTGCGCGCCGACAAGCTCGACGTAGAGTTCAGCCTGAGCTCGCTGATGCGCGGCGAATGGCGCGCCACCGAGCTCTCGGTCAATGGCATGGCCGTGGATCTCGGCCTGGATGCCAGGGGCCGTGTCGACCTGCCATCCACCGCGAGCGGCACCTTCAATCTGGCCTCGCTTGCGATCGAACGGCTCAACCTCACCGGCCGCATCGCCCTGCACGATGCGGCCAGCCGCTCGACGCTGGAATTGAACGACATCGCCTTTTCCGGCGACGTGCGTTCGCTGGCCGGCTCGGTCCGCGGCGACGGCAGTTTCACCGCCGCCGGGGTGCGCTATCCGTTCCGCGTCTCCTCCGGGCCGAGCGCCGACGGCAGCGCTACCCGTCTCCACCTCAACATCGATCCCGGCCAGCGCGCGATCCTGGCCGATCTCGAAGGCGTGCTCGCCTTCGACAATCGCCTGCCGAAATTCGACGGCGCGCTGACGCTCGCCGTGCCCGCGATCAAGAAGGCCGGCGCGACGGGGCCGACGCCCTGGAAGCTCACGGCAAAGCTCAAGGCCGATCCGGCCGGCGCCAAATTCGATCAGATCGACGCGAGCTTTGGCGCCGAGGACAACGCGCTCAAGTTTGGCGGTGTCGGCGACGTCAGGTTCGGCGCTTCGCCGCTGCTGCGGGCGGTGCTGTCGGCGCGCCAGGTCGATGCCGACAAGCTGGCGGGCAGGGACGATGCCGATCCGCAGCGCGTCCTGCCGGCGCTGCGCGCCGGGCTTGCCGCGATCCCGCAGGCGCCGATCGCGGCGCAGATCGAGTTCAACTCCGACCAGATCATGCTCGGCGGCCGCCCGCTCCAGAACATCACGGCCGAGCTTCAGACCGACGGAAGGTCCTGGACCTTCCAGCGGCTCGAGCTGCGCGCGCCCGGCACGACGCAGCTCTCGCTCAACGGCGCAACGCCCGGCGCCGACAGCTTCAGCGGCCGTCTCAGCGTCGAATCGTCCGATCCCGATACGCTGGTGGCCTGGCTCCAGGGCCGCAGCGAGGTCAACCGCCGCAGCACGCGGCCGCTGCGCCTTGCCGGCGACGTGACCATCGCCGCCAACCATCTCGCCGTCGACAAGCTGAAAGCCGACATCGAGGGCGGCACGGTCGAAGGCCGTATTGCGTTCGTGCAGACAGGCGCCAGCAAAGGCTCGCGGATCGATGCTGACCTGAAGGCCGATCGTCTCGACCTCGATGCCGCCGCGAGTTTCGTTCGCGCGCTCGCCGGTCCCCAGGGCGAATGGCCGGAGGAAGCAAAACTCTCGCTCGACATCGGGCGGGCGATCTCGGCCGGCCAGGAGCTACAACGATTTTCGGCCGGACTCGCCTACGATCCGAAGAGCGTCGCTCTCGATCGCCTGAAGTTCGATCAAGCGGGCGGGGTGTCCGTCGATGGCGGCGGAAATTTCGATCGGGTCAATTCGCAGGGACGGTTTGTGCTGAACCTGACGGCCGCTTCGCTGCGGCCGATGACGTCCATCGTCGATGCGCTTTCGCCTGCATGGGCCCAGCGCCTTCAGGCAATCGATTCCGCCTCAGGGCCTTCCACCGCGAGTCTGGTCCTCGATCTCGGTGCCGACAAGAAAGGGGATGGCGGCCGCCGCTCCGCCACGGCCCAGCTCGACTTCGCGACGCCGCAGGCGACGGGGCATGTTCAGGCGGGCGCTGCGCCAGCGGTGTCCGACCTTCGCGGTCTTGATCTCGGCGCCCTCTCAGGCAACGAGTTCACCATCGATGCGCGGATGTCGTCCCAGCGTGGCAGTACGCTACTGGCCCTGTTCGGTCTTGATCGTTCGGTTGCTGCCGGCGAGGGCACTTCCCGCTTCGAAGGACGTTTGAGCGGCGCGTGGCGTAAGCCCCTGCAACTGAGCGCAAAGCTCAGCGGCGGCGGGCTGGATGCGGATGCGCAAGGCAGCGTCGAACTGTCGGAGCCCAAGGCCACCGTGAATTTGCGCGTGCGCAACGCCAATCTGGCGCCGTTGTTCGGGACCAGCCCGGCCGACCAATCGGTGCGGACCGTCAGCCTGTCCTCGCGCGTCGGCCTTTCCGGCAACCGCCTGACCCTGGACGATCTCGACAGCAGCGCGGCCGGCTCGCATCTGCGCGGTCATCTCGCGGTGACGCTCGATCAGGAGAAGAGCGTCGATGGCGAAGTCGGTCTCGACAAGCTCGACCTTGCGCCCGCGCTCGCGATGGTGATCGGCGCGGCCGGACGTGATTCCGGCGAGCCGCTGAGTGCGGGACTGCTCGGTGGCTGGCGCGGCCGCATCGCCTTTCAGGCCTTGCACGCCACCTTGCCCGGCGGCATCGAGCTGCGCCCCTTCGGCGGCACGATCCGGAGCGATGGTCAGTCGCTCGCGCTCGACACGCTCAAGGGCGGCCTCAGTGGCGGCGAGATGTCGGCGAGCCTTGATGCGCGCAATGGCGCCAATGGTCTGACGCTGAACGCGCGCATCGAGCTCAGCAATGTCGATGCAGCGACGCTGCGCTACCGCGACCTCGCGTTGCCGAAGGGCCGCGCCTCGGTGCAGATGACGCTGACCAGCCAGGGCCGCAGCGTTGCGGCGTTGACCGGTGCGCTCGCCGGCAACGGCACGGTGACGCTGGACGCCGCGGAAATCGGCGGCCTCAATCCGCGCGCCTTCGAGATCGCCATTCGCGCCAGCGACGGCGGCCAGGTCAGTGACGACAACAGGCTGCGGCAGCTGGTCGAGCCCGCGCTCGCCGCCGCGCCGATCGCGGTCGCCTCGGCGCAGATCCCGTTCACGATCCGCGACGGCCGCCTGCGCGTCGGCGCGACGCCGCTGGAAGCAAAGAATGCGCGCGCCATCGTCTCCGGCGGCTACGACATTCCCGCCGACCAGGCCGACATCCGCGCCAGCCTGACGCCGATCATGACCGGTCTCTCCGGCGCACCGCCGGAGATCCAGCTGTTCGCGGCGGGGCCGCCCGACAAGCTCAACCGCACCATCGATCTCGCGCCGCTGTCGTCGTGGCTCGCGGTGCGCACGATCGATCGGGAGACGCGCCGGCTGGATGCGATCGAGCGCGGCGAGCCGCCGCCGGCGACCGCGGCGCTGCCGACGCTGGTCTCGCCCGATCCCGTGCCCGAGCCGTCGCTGACCGATGTGCCGATGCCCGGCCGCGATCCCCGCCGCGCGCCGGCGAAGCCAAAAGCCGCGCCGCTGCCGAAAGCGCCGCATGCAGCGCCCGCCGCACCAAGCCCCCCGCTCGCGAGCCAGCAGGTCGCGCCGCTGCCGCCGCCGATCGAGGTGAGGCCGGCCCCCGGCCCGCCGCCCGTAAAACCGAGGCCCAAGCCGCCATTGGTGCTGACGCCGTCGAATCCGTGA
- a CDS encoding cytochrome P450, with amino-acid sequence MNEHVQGAGGGPLFNPLSPDFIRDPYPHYERLRAIDPIHVTPFGQFVASRHADVSLVMRDKRFGKDFVERSKRRYSEKIMDEPVFRSMSHWMLQADPPDHTRLRGLVVKAFTARRVEDMRPRIQEIVDQAIDAVIERGHMDLIEDFAFRLPVTIICDMLGIPEDHRETFYKSSRDGGRLLDPVPLTPEEIAKGNAGNMMAQMYFQQLFELRRRNPGDDLTTQLVQAEEDGNKLTNEELTANIILLFGAGHETTVNLIGNGLLALHRNPDQLALLKARPELMVGAIEEFLRYDSSVQMTGRVALEDIEDLGGKSIPRGETVLCLLGSANRDPAVYPDRPDRLDVTRQNVRPLSFGGGIHFCLGAQLARIEAEIAIATLLRRLPDLRIDNVENPEWRPTFVLRGLKHLPASW; translated from the coding sequence ATGAACGAGCATGTGCAAGGCGCCGGCGGCGGACCGCTGTTCAACCCGCTGTCGCCGGACTTCATCCGCGATCCCTATCCGCATTATGAGCGGCTCCGCGCGATCGATCCGATCCATGTGACGCCGTTCGGCCAGTTCGTCGCGAGCCGCCACGCCGACGTCAGTCTCGTGATGCGCGACAAGCGCTTCGGCAAGGATTTTGTCGAGCGTTCCAAGCGCCGCTACAGCGAGAAGATCATGGACGAGCCGGTCTTCCGCAGCATGAGTCACTGGATGCTGCAGGCCGATCCGCCGGATCACACCCGCTTGCGCGGCCTCGTCGTGAAGGCCTTCACCGCCCGCCGCGTCGAGGACATGCGGCCGCGGATCCAGGAGATCGTCGACCAGGCCATCGATGCCGTGATCGAGCGCGGTCACATGGACCTGATCGAGGATTTCGCGTTCCGTCTGCCCGTCACCATCATCTGCGACATGCTCGGCATCCCCGAGGATCATCGCGAGACCTTCTACAAGAGCTCGCGCGATGGCGGGCGGCTGCTCGATCCCGTACCGCTCACGCCGGAGGAGATCGCGAAGGGCAACGCCGGCAACATGATGGCGCAGATGTATTTCCAGCAGCTGTTCGAGCTGCGCCGCCGCAATCCAGGCGACGATCTCACCACCCAGCTCGTGCAGGCCGAGGAAGACGGCAACAAGCTCACCAACGAGGAATTGACCGCCAACATCATCCTGCTGTTCGGCGCCGGCCACGAGACGACCGTCAATCTGATCGGCAACGGCCTCCTGGCGCTCCATCGCAATCCGGATCAGCTCGCGCTCCTGAAGGCGCGGCCCGAGTTGATGGTCGGCGCGATCGAGGAATTCCTGCGTTACGATTCCTCGGTGCAGATGACGGGACGCGTGGCACTGGAGGACATCGAGGATCTCGGCGGCAAGAGCATCCCCAGGGGCGAGACCGTGCTCTGCCTGCTCGGCTCGGCCAACCGCGATCCGGCGGTCTACCCCGACCGGCCCGACCGGCTCGACGTCACCCGCCAGAATGTGAGGCCGCTGTCGTTCGGCGGCGGTATCCATTTCTGCCTGGGTGCCCAACTGGCGCGCATCGAGGCCGAAATCGCCATCGCGACGCTGTTGCGGCGGCTGCCGGATCTGCGCATCGACAACGTCGAGAACCCGGAATGGCGGCCGACCTTCGTGCTGCGCGGCCTCAAGCACCTGCCGGCGAGCTGGTGA
- a CDS encoding response regulator, which produces MSEPPSILIVEDEYPLQGVLESALAEAGFASDILSSGEEAITIFVARGKHHKALVTDVCLGGKLSGWDVARRMREKHPDLPVVYMMAGADLGLWKSQGVPNSVLLEKPFHPERLIAALHEL; this is translated from the coding sequence ATGTCGGAACCGCCTTCGATCCTGATCGTGGAAGACGAATATCCACTCCAGGGCGTGCTCGAGAGCGCGTTGGCCGAAGCCGGCTTCGCGTCGGACATCCTTTCGTCGGGCGAGGAGGCGATCACTATCTTCGTCGCCAGGGGGAAGCATCACAAGGCGCTCGTGACCGACGTCTGTCTTGGCGGCAAGCTGAGCGGTTGGGATGTGGCCCGGAGAATGCGAGAGAAGCATCCGGACCTTCCGGTCGTGTACATGATGGCCGGCGCCGATTTGGGTTTATGGAAGTCGCAAGGCGTGCCCAACAGCGTGCTTCTCGAAAAGCCGTTTCACCCCGAACGGCTCATCGCCGCGCTCCATGAGCTTTGA
- a CDS encoding DUF2336 domain-containing protein, producing MNGAKSLLQDLDDAIARGTDESRAKALWHATDILITGRYSDDEISMFGEVIGKLADEIEVAARAQLSELMSACDHAPLSVIQKLALDDEIEVAGPVLRDSTRIDEKMLVESALTKGQAHLLAIAQRESIGEAVTDVLVKRGNQEVVTSVAKNEGARFSGSGLLHMVRRAEGDSILAEQLGLRKDVPRHIFQQLIAKASEDVRRRLEHERPEMMAQIQSSVTEVTGDLQSKFGPSSRSYFVAKRVVTTQYRQGNLNQDSISNYARQHRFDEVQIGLSLLSSLPVDVIERAMMDRNREILLVLCKALDFSWNTTMSLLFLGAKDHLITARELHDNERDFGKLKIETSRSVLKFYQSRKTGAGEAGRQPELQIH from the coding sequence ATGAACGGGGCGAAATCGCTTCTGCAGGATCTGGACGACGCGATCGCGCGGGGCACCGACGAGAGCCGGGCGAAGGCGTTGTGGCACGCGACCGACATCCTGATCACCGGCCGCTATAGCGACGACGAGATCAGCATGTTCGGCGAGGTCATCGGCAAGCTCGCCGACGAGATCGAGGTCGCCGCGCGGGCGCAGCTCTCCGAGCTGATGTCGGCTTGCGACCACGCGCCGCTCAGCGTCATCCAGAAGCTCGCGCTCGACGACGAGATCGAGGTTGCCGGTCCGGTGCTGCGCGACTCCACGCGGATCGACGAGAAGATGCTGGTCGAGAGCGCCCTGACCAAGGGGCAGGCGCATCTGCTTGCGATCGCCCAGCGCGAGTCGATCGGCGAAGCCGTCACCGACGTGCTGGTCAAGCGCGGCAACCAGGAGGTCGTCACCTCCGTCGCGAAGAACGAGGGCGCGCGCTTCTCGGGCTCGGGCCTGCTGCACATGGTCCGCCGCGCGGAAGGCGACTCGATCCTCGCCGAGCAGCTCGGCCTGCGCAAGGACGTGCCGCGCCACATCTTCCAGCAGCTCATCGCGAAAGCGTCGGAAGACGTCCGTCGCCGCCTCGAGCACGAGCGCCCCGAGATGATGGCGCAAATCCAGAGCTCGGTGACCGAGGTCACCGGCGATTTGCAATCCAAGTTCGGTCCGTCCTCGCGCAGCTATTTCGTCGCCAAGCGCGTAGTGACGACGCAGTACCGCCAGGGCAACCTCAACCAGGATTCGATCTCGAACTATGCGCGCCAGCACCGTTTCGACGAGGTGCAGATCGGCCTGTCGCTGCTGTCGTCGCTGCCGGTCGACGTGATCGAGCGCGCGATGATGGACCGCAACCGCGAGATCCTCCTGGTGCTATGCAAGGCGCTCGATTTCTCGTGGAACACGACGATGTCGCTGCTGTTCCTCGGTGCCAAGGACCATCTGATCACGGCGCGTGAGCTCCATGACAACGAGCGCGACTTCGGCAAGCTCAAGATCGAGACCTCGCGCAGCGTCCTGAAGTTCTACCAGTCGCGCAAGACCGGTGCGGGTGAAGCGGGCCGTCAGCCCGAGCTCCAGATTCACTGA